A region from the Janthinobacterium agaricidamnosum genome encodes:
- a CDS encoding bifunctional diguanylate cyclase/phosphodiesterase, which translates to MSRADFFKANLRLILAWPLLGLVLCAVLWTATLLQLEAEKKVAQQQALDSVSSLSKAYSQYLLRTLEQMDQLTLQLKYEWENSRGQLRLDQLKTQGMYALPQFAIVAILDRKGHPVTATAPLQRLRVNERSDFLLRHWRSNSSALRIALGKANAASEAAAPPGADESLVHFTRRLEDVDGNFDGVLLISIHSSYFSEFYNSVNFGKFGMSAMVGEEGELFSTRLGARVLPAQSAQGTPFLDTSFLETESGALHSGGRIAFSDKQSRYVGWQALKAYPFAAVVGLSDGEMLHPYEETRTIYIGIALAVTVLLLAFAAVATVLSLRLAWRHHQSEGVRNAYRMATEGTSDGFYIIAALRGADGSILDFEMVDCNEPGAGYFGVRREQLLGMRLQSRAHEPYFRDLIHNYRAAMESGFSEEEIELPEGNPFKLRWIRRRLVRSGDRLAVTLQDISTAKEHERDLRRLANEDGLTGLPNRYWLQQFLPGALGRAAIARRMLALLFIDLDGFKDINDTQGHAEGDKVLRAASLRLKAVLRPGDHVVRLGGDEFVVVLDPVEDDSRAEQVAQRIAIAFDEPFYLGSERHKMGASIGISLYPRDGAETEVLLKNADIAMYAVKVAGKGHHRFFQPELFETIRSRRELEQSLVAALEQDQFLVVYQPRVDAMSGQLCSMEALVRWHHPQHGMVPPLEFIPVAESSGLISQLGEVVIEKVCLQMARWQASGLELVPVSINVSARQFGRGDVHQVLASALTRHRIDARLIEVEITESAMMDEQNRAVEQLSAIRALGVRLLVDDFGTGYSSLSQLQKFAMDGLKIDRAFTMELGRSEQGEVFVRAILSMAHALGMSVVAEGVETREQLDILRALQCNEVQGYFISRPVPAEQMLALMHQRFLIPLPAPAPAL; encoded by the coding sequence ATGAGCAGGGCCGATTTTTTCAAGGCCAATCTGCGCCTGATCCTGGCTTGGCCCTTGCTGGGGCTGGTCCTGTGCGCGGTGCTGTGGACGGCCACCTTGCTGCAGCTGGAGGCGGAAAAAAAGGTGGCGCAGCAGCAGGCGCTCGACAGCGTTTCCTCGTTGTCGAAAGCCTACAGCCAGTATCTGCTGCGCACCCTGGAGCAGATGGACCAGCTGACCTTGCAGCTCAAGTATGAATGGGAAAATTCGCGCGGCCAGTTGCGTCTCGACCAATTGAAGACGCAGGGCATGTATGCCTTGCCGCAATTTGCCATCGTCGCCATTCTCGACCGCAAGGGTCATCCCGTGACGGCCACGGCGCCGCTGCAGCGCCTGCGCGTCAACGAGCGCAGCGATTTCCTGCTGCGCCACTGGCGCAGCAATTCCAGCGCGCTGCGCATCGCGCTGGGAAAGGCCAATGCCGCCAGCGAAGCGGCGGCACCCCCGGGCGCCGACGAAAGCCTCGTGCATTTCACGCGCCGGCTGGAAGACGTGGATGGCAATTTCGACGGCGTGCTGCTGATCTCCATCCACTCCAGCTATTTTTCCGAATTCTACAACAGTGTCAATTTCGGCAAGTTCGGTATGTCCGCCATGGTGGGGGAAGAGGGCGAGCTGTTCAGCACGCGTCTCGGTGCGCGCGTGTTGCCGGCCCAGAGCGCACAGGGTACGCCATTCCTCGACACCAGTTTCCTGGAAACGGAGAGCGGCGCCCTGCATTCGGGCGGCCGGATCGCTTTTTCCGACAAGCAAAGCCGTTATGTGGGCTGGCAGGCGTTGAAAGCCTATCCGTTTGCGGCCGTGGTCGGCCTGTCGGACGGCGAAATGCTGCACCCCTACGAGGAAACGCGCACCATCTATATCGGCATCGCGCTGGCCGTCACCGTGCTGCTGCTGGCCTTTGCCGCCGTCGCCACGGTGCTGTCGCTGCGCCTGGCGTGGCGCCACCACCAGTCCGAAGGCGTGCGCAATGCCTACCGCATGGCCACCGAAGGCACGAGCGACGGCTTTTATATCATCGCCGCCCTGCGCGGCGCCGATGGCAGCATCCTCGATTTCGAGATGGTCGACTGCAACGAGCCGGGCGCCGGCTACTTCGGCGTGCGGCGCGAACAATTGCTGGGCATGCGCCTGCAGTCGCGCGCCCATGAGCCGTATTTCCGCGACCTGATCCACAATTACCGGGCCGCCATGGAGTCCGGCTTCTCCGAGGAAGAGATCGAGCTGCCGGAAGGCAATCCCTTCAAGCTGCGCTGGATACGCCGGCGCCTGGTGCGCAGCGGCGACCGCCTGGCCGTCACTCTGCAAGACATCAGCACGGCCAAGGAGCACGAGCGCGACTTGCGCCGCCTGGCCAACGAGGACGGCTTGACGGGCTTGCCCAACCGATACTGGCTGCAGCAATTCCTGCCCGGCGCCCTGGGCCGCGCCGCCATCGCGCGGCGCATGCTGGCGCTGCTGTTCATCGACCTGGACGGCTTCAAGGATATCAACGATACGCAGGGCCACGCCGAGGGAGATAAAGTGCTGCGCGCCGCCTCCCTGCGCCTGAAGGCCGTGCTGCGGCCGGGCGACCACGTCGTGCGCCTGGGCGGCGACGAATTCGTTGTCGTGCTCGACCCCGTGGAGGACGACAGCCGCGCCGAGCAGGTGGCGCAGCGCATCGCCATCGCCTTTGACGAACCGTTTTACCTGGGCAGCGAACGCCACAAGATGGGGGCCTCGATCGGCATCAGCCTGTATCCGCGCGATGGCGCCGAGACGGAAGTGCTGCTGAAGAACGCCGACATCGCCATGTACGCCGTGAAAGTGGCGGGCAAGGGCCATCACCGCTTTTTCCAGCCGGAATTGTTCGAAACCATCCGCAGCCGCCGCGAACTGGAGCAAAGCCTGGTGGCGGCGCTGGAGCAGGACCAGTTCCTCGTCGTCTACCAGCCGCGCGTCGACGCCATGAGCGGGCAGCTGTGCAGCATGGAGGCGCTGGTGCGCTGGCACCATCCGCAGCATGGCATGGTGCCGCCGCTGGAATTCATCCCCGTGGCCGAGAGCAGCGGCCTGATTTCGCAGCTGGGCGAAGTGGTCATCGAAAAGGTGTGCCTGCAGATGGCACGCTGGCAAGCCAGCGGACTGGAACTGGTGCCCGTATCGATCAACGTGTCGGCGCGCCAGTTCGGCCGCGGCGACGTGCACCAGGTGCTGGCGTCGGCGCTGACGCGCCACCGCATCGACGCGCGCCTGATCGAGGTGGAGATCACGGAATCGGCCATGATGGATGAGCAGAACCGCGCCGTGGAGCAGCTGTCGGCCATCCGCGCGCTGGGCGTGCGCCTGCTGGTCGACGATTTCGGTACCGGCTATTCCTCGCTGTCGCAGCTGCAGAAGTTCGCCATGGATGGCTTGAAGATCGACCGCGCCTTCACCATGGAGCTGGGCCGCTCGGAGCAGGGCGAGGTCTTCGTGCGCGCCATCCTGTCGATGGCGCATGCGCTGGGCATGAGCGTGGTGGCCGAAGGCGTGGAGACGCGCGAGCAGCTCGACATCCTGCGCGCGCTGCAATGCAATGAAGTGCAGGGCTATTTCATCTCGCGTCCCGTGCCGGCCGAACAGATGCTGGCGCTGATGCATCAGCGCTTCCTGATACCGCTTCCAGCACCGGCGCCGGCGCTGTAG
- a CDS encoding thymidylate synthase codes for MQQYQDLIKTVLETGSWQDNRTGIRTLSVPGAMMRFDLANGNFPAVTTKKLAFKSVIGELCAFLRASRNAAEFRALGCKVWDQNANENAQWLANPYREGEDDLGPVYGVQWRQWPAYKLLDADQPAQIADAQANGFTLVAPIVEDGVQKVLLYKAVDQLRECLDTIMHNPGSRRILFHGWNPAVLDAVALPACHLLYQFIPNASTREISLCLYVRSNDIGLGTPFNIAEGAALLHLVARLTGYTPRWFTYFIGDAHIYENHLDMVEEQLKRTPFPAPKFVISDRVPDYAKTGKYEPEWLEKIEPSDFSLEGYEHHAPIKAAMAV; via the coding sequence ATGCAGCAATATCAAGATTTGATCAAGACCGTGCTCGAAACGGGCAGCTGGCAAGACAACCGCACGGGCATCCGCACCCTGAGCGTGCCGGGCGCCATGATGCGTTTCGACTTGGCCAACGGCAACTTCCCTGCCGTCACGACCAAGAAACTGGCTTTCAAATCCGTGATCGGCGAATTGTGCGCCTTCCTGCGCGCCTCGCGCAACGCGGCCGAGTTCCGCGCGCTGGGCTGCAAGGTGTGGGACCAGAACGCCAATGAAAATGCGCAATGGCTGGCCAACCCCTACCGCGAAGGCGAGGATGACCTCGGTCCCGTGTATGGCGTGCAATGGCGTCAATGGCCTGCGTACAAGCTGCTCGACGCCGACCAGCCCGCGCAAATCGCCGACGCGCAAGCGAACGGTTTTACCCTGGTTGCCCCCATCGTCGAGGACGGCGTGCAAAAAGTGCTGCTGTACAAGGCCGTCGACCAGTTGCGCGAATGCCTGGACACCATCATGCACAATCCCGGCAGCCGCCGCATCCTGTTCCACGGCTGGAACCCGGCCGTGCTTGATGCCGTCGCCCTGCCCGCCTGCCACTTGCTGTACCAGTTCATCCCGAACGCCAGCACGCGCGAAATTTCGCTGTGTTTATATGTGCGCAGCAACGATATCGGCCTGGGCACGCCGTTCAACATCGCCGAAGGCGCGGCCCTGCTGCACCTGGTGGCGCGCCTGACGGGCTACACGCCGCGCTGGTTCACCTACTTCATCGGCGACGCGCACATCTATGAAAACCACCTCGACATGGTGGAAGAACAATTGAAGCGCACGCCGTTCCCGGCGCCCAAGTTTGTCATTTCCGACCGCGTGCCCGATTACGCGAAGACGGGCAAATACGAACCGGAATGGCTGGAAAAGATCGAACCGTCGGATTTCTCGCTGGAAGGTTATGAACACCATGCGCCGATCAAGGCGGCGATGGCCGTCTGA
- a CDS encoding SMI1/KNR4 family protein — protein MAVAPLAALHRKLFDETDGVKFSKLKDRLLKKHAADERQAVLAILTAYAREGQLLHWRAFLMTDIVALAEPGEYGDFFSWSLDMDGLAYWGVDGMLKSMGKEAYAPLVALATAENAKLSVRAKAVKSLAVFSRQPFDAGLPYDPGHWKEEQLRLEAVQAWQRDGYPDGAGHAAPATHAALEDPRTPLEKAAARLEKKLAARRKKEQDLAQPSNWLTIASAADMAGIAQRWALPEQYRRFLACHSPLRVLIDSPQYFQGLSLYGAAGLVKAQSGYAWDAVSGAAIAGWPEQYLVIADAGADPYCLDLGAIAGGDAPVYTAEHGMGTWRFERHADSFIDFLNEIAAAA, from the coding sequence ATGGCGGTCGCACCGCTGGCAGCCCTGCACCGCAAGCTGTTTGACGAAACGGACGGCGTTAAGTTTTCCAAGCTGAAAGACCGGTTGCTGAAAAAGCATGCGGCCGACGAGCGGCAAGCCGTGCTCGCTATCCTGACCGCCTACGCCAGGGAAGGCCAGTTGCTGCACTGGCGCGCCTTCCTGATGACGGATATCGTCGCCCTGGCCGAACCGGGAGAATACGGCGATTTTTTCAGCTGGAGCCTTGATATGGACGGCCTCGCCTACTGGGGCGTGGATGGCATGCTCAAAAGCATGGGCAAGGAGGCGTATGCTCCGCTCGTGGCCTTGGCCACTGCGGAAAATGCCAAGCTGAGCGTGCGCGCCAAGGCCGTGAAAAGCTTGGCCGTCTTCAGCCGCCAGCCTTTCGATGCCGGTTTGCCGTACGATCCCGGCCATTGGAAGGAAGAGCAGCTGCGACTGGAGGCTGTACAGGCCTGGCAGCGCGATGGCTACCCGGATGGCGCAGGCCATGCGGCGCCCGCCACTCACGCGGCGCTCGAGGATCCGCGCACGCCGCTGGAAAAGGCTGCCGCCAGGCTGGAGAAAAAACTGGCGGCCCGGCGCAAAAAGGAGCAGGACCTTGCGCAGCCATCGAACTGGCTGACCATCGCCAGCGCCGCCGACATGGCCGGCATCGCGCAGCGCTGGGCCTTGCCGGAGCAGTACCGGCGCTTCCTGGCTTGCCATTCGCCGCTGCGGGTGTTGATCGACAGCCCACAGTATTTCCAGGGCTTGAGCCTGTACGGCGCGGCCGGGCTGGTCAAGGCCCAGTCCGGTTACGCCTGGGATGCCGTCAGCGGCGCCGCCATCGCCGGCTGGCCGGAACAGTACCTGGTGATCGCCGACGCGGGCGCCGATCCGTATTGCCTGGACCTGGGCGCCATTGCCGGCGGCGATGCGCCTGTGTACACAGCCGAACACGGCATGGGCACATGGCGCTTCGAGCGCCATGCGGACAGTTTCATCGACTTCCTGAACGAGATCGCGGCGGCGGCCTAG
- a CDS encoding outer membrane beta-barrel family protein: MHKLLFHCLAGGSLLVSGAAVQAQTVTGDNAVKPAPAAGSPPSVSVTAERPTGRIDRQVYDVKSDVGSTNGTAADALNNVPSVAVDPDGSVSLRGSSNVQILIDGKPSAMLQGDSRGATLNAMAADDIESVEVINNPGAQFGNEAGGGPILNLVMRRNRKPGGFATVNANAGIAGRYNSSVSGTYNEGPWGYQGGINVRHDGRNSVAEVSRERLERDTGAFAPSSQQSTSNGLNDSLGLHGTVNYNLNANDTLAASVSYNGRSNDQRSLDRYLNGDSTGSTIGDYVRSTVRNGDSRNYSWGARYDHKGELPGETLKIDLRVSSSTNESDSDYANTYAVAPVNTFDSRARQHSETGNRIVDFSGDYERPLAGGTAKLGYKVADNKSSFDTLYTDIHPISLLATVNPMRSNRFELDERTIALYGSYQMRLSERWGALAGLRAEYTDLNVRQITSGVEAGNNYVNYIPSLFATYKVSDESNLRFSYAHRLRRPSAGDLNPYVIYRDEFNVSAGNPKLKPTQTDSFEIGYETKLFGLESSLRAYHRRDTDAIVDYRYFISDNVLLTTRENGEGSHSSGLEFSVSGKLTPSLTLNTSGNLARSQQTSSDDLGNRSTRTANALSGRARLNYQINPANQLQLALQMQGKMLSGQGYRSPNNTLNVSWRHTVTPQLSLVMNVTDVFSSNKMETVINSASLRETSTRRFDGRMIYVGLSYRLGGATSAAKEGEREPRFGPPGGRGPGGPGGPGPGGPGGEAG; the protein is encoded by the coding sequence ATGCATAAACTTCTTTTCCATTGCCTGGCGGGCGGCAGCCTGCTCGTCTCCGGCGCCGCTGTTCAGGCGCAAACCGTCACCGGCGACAATGCCGTCAAGCCGGCGCCGGCCGCCGGGTCTCCGCCTTCCGTCAGCGTGACGGCCGAACGTCCCACGGGCCGCATCGACCGGCAAGTCTACGACGTCAAGTCCGACGTCGGCAGCACCAATGGCACGGCGGCCGATGCCTTGAACAATGTGCCGTCGGTGGCCGTCGATCCCGATGGGTCCGTCTCCCTGCGCGGCAGCAGCAATGTGCAGATATTGATTGATGGCAAGCCGTCGGCCATGCTGCAGGGCGATTCGCGCGGCGCCACCCTGAACGCCATGGCCGCCGACGATATCGAATCGGTGGAAGTGATCAACAATCCCGGCGCCCAGTTCGGCAATGAGGCCGGTGGCGGCCCGATCCTGAACCTGGTGATGCGGCGCAACCGCAAGCCGGGCGGCTTTGCCACCGTGAACGCGAATGCCGGCATCGCCGGGCGCTACAACAGCTCCGTCTCAGGCACCTATAACGAAGGGCCGTGGGGCTACCAGGGCGGCATCAATGTGCGCCATGACGGCCGCAATTCCGTGGCCGAGGTCAGCCGTGAGCGCCTGGAGCGTGACACGGGCGCGTTCGCCCCCAGCAGCCAGCAGTCCACCAGCAATGGCTTGAACGACTCGCTGGGCTTGCATGGCACCGTCAATTACAACCTGAACGCCAACGATACCCTGGCCGCCAGCGTGTCGTATAACGGGCGCAGCAACGACCAGCGTTCGCTCGACCGCTACCTCAATGGCGACAGCACGGGCAGCACCATCGGCGACTATGTGCGCAGCACCGTGCGCAACGGCGACAGCCGCAACTACAGCTGGGGCGCGCGCTACGACCACAAGGGCGAGTTGCCGGGCGAAACCCTCAAGATCGACCTGCGCGTGTCGTCGTCGACCAACGAGAGCGACAGCGATTACGCCAATACCTATGCGGTCGCGCCCGTCAACACCTTCGACAGCCGCGCGCGCCAGCACAGCGAGACGGGCAACCGCATCGTCGACTTCAGCGGCGACTACGAGCGTCCGCTGGCGGGCGGCACGGCCAAGCTCGGCTACAAGGTGGCCGACAACAAGAGCAGCTTCGACACCCTGTACACGGACATCCATCCGATCAGCCTGCTTGCCACCGTCAACCCCATGCGCAGCAACCGTTTCGAGCTCGACGAACGCACCATCGCGCTGTACGGTTCCTACCAGATGCGCCTGAGCGAGCGCTGGGGTGCGCTGGCCGGCTTGCGCGCCGAATACACGGACTTGAACGTGCGCCAGATCACCAGCGGCGTCGAGGCCGGCAACAATTACGTCAACTACATTCCCAGCCTGTTTGCCACGTATAAGGTCAGCGACGAGAGCAATTTGCGCTTCAGCTATGCGCACCGCCTGCGCCGCCCGAGCGCGGGCGACCTGAATCCGTACGTGATCTACCGCGACGAGTTCAATGTGTCGGCCGGCAACCCGAAGCTGAAACCCACACAGACGGATTCGTTCGAGATCGGCTATGAAACCAAATTGTTTGGTCTGGAAAGCAGCTTGCGTGCCTACCACCGGCGCGACACGGATGCCATCGTCGATTACCGCTATTTCATCAGTGACAATGTGCTGCTGACAACGCGGGAAAACGGCGAGGGCAGCCATTCGAGCGGCCTGGAGTTCAGCGTCAGCGGCAAGCTCACGCCATCGTTGACCCTGAACACGAGCGGCAACCTGGCGCGCAGCCAGCAGACGAGTTCCGACGACCTGGGCAACCGCAGCACGCGCACGGCGAATGCCCTGAGCGGCCGCGCGCGCCTCAATTACCAGATCAACCCGGCCAACCAGCTGCAGCTGGCCCTGCAAATGCAGGGCAAGATGCTGTCGGGACAGGGCTACCGCTCGCCGAACAACACCTTGAACGTGAGCTGGCGCCACACTGTGACGCCGCAATTGAGCCTGGTCATGAATGTGACCGATGTGTTCAGCAGCAACAAGATGGAAACCGTCATCAACAGCGCTTCCTTGCGCGAGACGAGCACGCGGCGCTTCGATGGACGCATGATTTACGTGGGGCTGTCGTACCGCCTGGGCGGCGCCACGTCGGCGGCGAAAGAGGGCGAACGGGAACCTCGCTTCGGTCCGCCGGGCGGACGGGGGCCGGGCGGCCCAGGCGGTCCCGGCCCGGGCGGACCGGGAGGCGAAGCAGGCTAG
- a CDS encoding VWA domain-containing protein — protein METLSKGQRLPLANLVPDGVLQVGVAAQGLALDVACFGLDAAGKLSDERYMTFFNQPRTPCGGVEARAGSGGDMAEFALQLARLPAGINRLVVTASIDGGGVMSQLQSGHVRLQAGGRELARFAFAGSDFAQEKAVMLAEIYRKDGGWRCMAVGQGFNGGLDALVRHFGGEVDQATPATPAAPAQASAVMQAKINLEKRVEREAPQLVSLVKQAGVSLQKVGLSEHRAKVCLCLDISGSMGRLYKEGLVQRFAERILALGCKFDDDGEIDVFLFGKNVHHPAPMALSNCNTYVGQAIQRHPLEGDTRYGAAMQAIRAFYFPDARGGERTRPVAAELPVYVMFVTDGGTSDQATTEKQLRWASNEPIFWQFMGIGKGRKSKSKFLAAFADSDFPFLEKLDELQGRLVDNANYFSVSSPDEHSDAELYDLLMTEYPGWLKLARGNGLLR, from the coding sequence ATGGAAACCTTGTCCAAGGGTCAGCGCTTGCCGCTGGCCAATCTCGTTCCCGATGGCGTCTTGCAGGTCGGCGTTGCCGCCCAGGGCCTGGCGCTGGACGTGGCCTGTTTCGGCCTCGATGCGGCCGGCAAGCTGTCCGACGAGCGCTACATGACTTTTTTCAACCAGCCGCGCACGCCGTGCGGCGGCGTGGAAGCGCGCGCCGGCAGCGGCGGCGACATGGCCGAGTTTGCCTTGCAGCTGGCGCGCTTGCCGGCCGGAATCAACCGCCTCGTCGTGACGGCTTCCATTGATGGCGGCGGCGTGATGTCGCAACTGCAATCGGGCCACGTGCGTTTGCAGGCGGGCGGGCGCGAGCTGGCCCGCTTCGCGTTCGCGGGCAGTGATTTTGCGCAAGAAAAAGCCGTCATGCTGGCAGAAATTTACCGCAAGGATGGCGGCTGGCGCTGCATGGCCGTGGGCCAGGGCTTCAATGGGGGCCTCGATGCGCTGGTGCGCCACTTCGGCGGCGAAGTCGACCAGGCCACTCCTGCCACCCCTGCCGCGCCTGCGCAGGCTTCGGCCGTCATGCAGGCAAAGATCAATCTGGAAAAGCGCGTCGAACGCGAGGCACCGCAACTGGTGAGCCTGGTCAAGCAGGCGGGCGTGTCCCTGCAAAAAGTGGGCCTGTCGGAGCACCGGGCCAAGGTGTGTCTGTGCCTCGATATTTCCGGCTCCATGGGACGGCTGTACAAAGAGGGGCTGGTGCAGCGCTTTGCCGAGCGCATCCTGGCGCTGGGCTGCAAGTTCGACGACGATGGCGAGATCGACGTTTTCCTGTTCGGCAAGAACGTCCACCATCCGGCACCGATGGCCTTGAGCAACTGCAATACCTATGTGGGCCAGGCCATACAGCGCCATCCGCTCGAGGGCGACACGCGCTACGGCGCCGCCATGCAGGCGATCCGCGCGTTTTATTTTCCTGATGCCCGTGGCGGCGAGCGCACGCGGCCCGTCGCGGCCGAGCTGCCCGTGTACGTCATGTTCGTGACCGATGGCGGCACCAGCGACCAGGCGACGACGGAAAAGCAATTGCGCTGGGCCAGTAACGAGCCCATCTTCTGGCAATTCATGGGCATCGGCAAGGGGCGCAAGTCGAAAAGCAAGTTTCTCGCCGCCTTTGCCGATTCCGACTTCCCGTTTCTGGAAAAGCTCGACGAACTGCAGGGCCGCCTGGTCGACAACGCCAATTACTTTTCCGTCAGCTCGCCCGACGAGCACAGCGACGCAGAACTGTATGATTTATTGATGACGGAATATCCGGGCTGGCTGAAACTGGCGCGCGGCAATGGCTTGCTGAGGTAA
- a CDS encoding TerD family protein has translation MENLIKGQRLALSGLVTGNVVELGLASAGVPLDFACFGLDAAGKLSDDRYMTFFNQPRTPCGGVETSAPSGDAAGFSYQLDRLPASIERLVVTAAIDGAATMAQLGSGYLRLLDGGRELARFAFAGSDFSQEKAVMLGEFYRKDGGWRFMAVGQGFNGGLDALVAHFGGEVAQAAAEPAPAPKISLSKISLTKAGQTHKVSLEKGAGAPNKLTVKATWVDNGDGDDDNDDLDLRVGILLPNGQMRFIQAPDTAGNFDRMPFVRHLGDVAGAAGKEPATETVEVNPALAQHYGGTVGLVFSVYSAVANGAVSVASMRPKMVMQYGQQIVECDFDFRLSKAADDDSVYTYVIGMARVTPDSIILEPSGKTSEPGSEATPWLSWQGENLQLAFNGPVVFKGEDKEDEDDCNADNPRRYIA, from the coding sequence ATGGAAAACCTGATCAAGGGGCAGCGCCTGGCGCTGTCCGGCCTCGTCACGGGCAATGTCGTGGAACTGGGGCTCGCCAGTGCCGGCGTGCCGCTGGATTTTGCCTGTTTCGGCCTCGATGCCGCCGGTAAACTGTCCGACGACCGCTACATGACTTTCTTTAACCAGCCGCGCACGCCGTGCGGCGGCGTGGAAACATCGGCGCCGTCCGGCGATGCGGCAGGCTTCAGCTATCAGCTGGACCGTTTGCCTGCTTCCATCGAGCGCCTCGTCGTCACGGCCGCCATCGATGGGGCGGCCACCATGGCGCAGCTCGGCAGCGGCTACCTGCGCCTGCTCGACGGCGGGCGCGAACTGGCCCGCTTCGCCTTTGCCGGGTCTGATTTTTCGCAAGAAAAAGCCGTCATGCTGGGCGAGTTCTACCGCAAGGACGGGGGCTGGCGCTTCATGGCCGTGGGCCAGGGTTTCAATGGCGGCCTGGACGCACTGGTCGCGCATTTCGGCGGCGAAGTGGCCCAGGCGGCGGCGGAACCGGCGCCGGCACCCAAGATTTCCTTGTCGAAAATTTCGCTGACCAAGGCGGGGCAGACGCACAAGGTATCGCTGGAAAAGGGCGCGGGCGCGCCGAACAAACTGACCGTCAAGGCCACCTGGGTCGACAACGGCGATGGCGACGACGATAACGACGACCTCGATTTGCGGGTCGGCATCCTCTTGCCGAACGGCCAGATGCGCTTCATCCAGGCGCCGGACACGGCCGGGAACTTCGACCGCATGCCTTTCGTGCGCCACCTGGGCGACGTGGCCGGTGCGGCGGGCAAGGAACCGGCCACGGAAACGGTGGAAGTCAATCCTGCGCTGGCGCAGCATTACGGCGGCACGGTGGGCCTCGTCTTCAGCGTGTACTCGGCGGTGGCCAACGGCGCCGTGTCGGTCGCCTCCATGCGGCCGAAGATGGTCATGCAGTATGGCCAGCAGATCGTCGAGTGCGACTTTGATTTCCGCCTGTCCAAGGCGGCCGACGACGATTCCGTCTACACCTATGTGATCGGCATGGCGCGCGTCACGCCCGACAGCATCATCCTCGAGCCGTCCGGCAAGACGTCGGAGCCCGGCAGCGAAGCGACGCCGTGGCTGAGCTGGCAGGGCGAGAACCTGCAACTGGCCTTCAACGGTCCCGTCGTCTTCAAGGGCGAGGACAAGGAAGATGAAGATGATTGCAATGCGGACAATCCACGCCGCTACATTGCCTAG
- a CDS encoding TerD family protein — protein sequence MAISLQKGGNVNLSKEAPGLKKIVIGLGWDPRATDGAAFDLDGSAFLLKTDGKARSDADFIFYNNLKSADGSIVHAGDNTTGGGDGDDEKIAVDLANVPADIDKIAVAVTIHDAENRKQNFGMVGKAYIRCLNGDNGTEIARYDLSEDGSTEAAMIFGEIYRAGSEWKFKAIGQGFKGGLGPLARSFGINA from the coding sequence ATGGCGATCAGTTTGCAAAAAGGCGGCAATGTCAACTTGAGCAAGGAAGCTCCTGGCTTGAAGAAAATCGTGATTGGCCTGGGCTGGGACCCGCGCGCCACCGATGGCGCCGCTTTCGACCTGGACGGCAGCGCCTTCCTGCTGAAAACGGATGGCAAGGCCCGTTCCGACGCTGATTTCATTTTTTATAACAATCTGAAGTCGGCTGACGGCTCCATCGTCCACGCGGGCGACAACACCACGGGCGGCGGTGACGGCGACGACGAGAAAATCGCCGTCGACCTGGCCAACGTGCCGGCCGACATCGACAAGATCGCCGTGGCCGTCACCATCCACGATGCGGAAAACCGCAAGCAGAACTTCGGCATGGTCGGCAAGGCTTACATCCGTTGCCTGAACGGCGACAACGGCACGGAAATCGCCCGCTACGACCTGTCGGAAGACGGCTCGACGGAAGCGGCCATGATCTTCGGCGAAATCTACCGCGCCGGCAGCGAATGGAAATTCAAGGCCATCGGCCAGGGTTTCAAAGGCGGCCTGGGCCCCTTGGCACGTTCTTTCGGCATCAACGCCTAA
- a CDS encoding alpha/beta fold hydrolase: MSDLNPGLSLNNTKIRLDCIPGTLCDERLWSRLAPALGGAFDLRHVPLHQARTRPEMQTLIANHSAPRAHLVGFSLGAYLALEHALTHPQRVQSLTLIANSAKGLLPAEIEARQRIVAMLERNAYAGITRQRLRELLHPSHLDDAAITGLIRQMGLDLGKDVLLAQFITTIDRPDLMARLPELDFPVLIVGAEDDKLVHPDDLRAMAARLPHATLHLLKDNTGHMIPLEAPSELAQAMRAHLEAAGNFNDNDGHRAMPPPL, translated from the coding sequence ATGAGCGACTTGAACCCGGGTTTGTCCTTGAACAATACCAAGATACGGCTCGACTGCATCCCCGGCACCCTGTGCGACGAGCGCCTGTGGTCGCGCCTGGCCCCTGCCCTGGGCGGCGCCTTTGATCTACGGCATGTGCCGCTGCACCAGGCGCGCACGCGCCCGGAGATGCAGACACTGATTGCCAACCATAGCGCGCCACGGGCCCACCTGGTGGGCTTTTCGCTGGGCGCCTACCTGGCGCTCGAACACGCGCTGACGCACCCGCAACGCGTGCAATCCTTGACTTTGATCGCCAATTCCGCCAAAGGTTTGCTGCCGGCGGAAATCGAAGCGCGCCAGCGCATCGTCGCCATGCTCGAGCGCAATGCCTATGCGGGCATCACGCGCCAGCGCCTGCGTGAACTGCTGCACCCGTCGCACCTGGACGATGCCGCCATCACGGGCCTGATCCGGCAAATGGGCCTGGACCTGGGCAAGGACGTGCTGCTGGCGCAATTCATCACCACGATAGACCGCCCCGACCTGATGGCACGCCTGCCGGAACTCGATTTTCCCGTGCTGATCGTGGGCGCCGAAGACGACAAGCTCGTCCATCCCGACGATTTGCGCGCCATGGCGGCCCGCCTGCCGCATGCCACCTTGCACTTACTAAAAGACAACACCGGCCACATGATTCCGCTGGAAGCACCAAGCGAGCTGGCGCAAGCCATGCGTGCGCATCTGGAGGCTGCCGGCAATTTCAACGATAATGACGGGCATCGGGCCATGCCCCCACCACTTTGA